In Desulfobacter hydrogenophilus, the genomic stretch CAAAATCGAAATGGCTGAGGATGTCGACCTGCATGTGGTGGCCCAGCGTACTCCGGGTTTTGTCGGAGCAGACCTGGAAAATATCGCCAACGAAGCTGCTATTGGTGCGGTGCGGGAAAACCATGACCGGGTAACCATGGAAGATTTCGAAGCTGCCATCGACCGGATTGTTGCCGGGCCGGAAAAAAAACATCGGGTTTTAAATAATGAGGAAAAGAAAAGGGTGGCATTCCATGAATCCGGCCATACTTTGGTGGCGGTTACTGTGCCTACCGGTACGCCTGTGCACAAGGTTTCGATCATTCCACGGGGAGTTGCAGCCCTTGGCTATACCATGCAGCTGCCTGTGGATGAAAAATTTCTTTCTACCAAAAATGAACTTAAGGACCAACTCACCATTTTGCTTGGCGGAAGGGTAGCCGAAGAGATCGCTTTTGGGGATATTTCTAGCGGGGCTCAAAACGATCTGGAAAGAGCGAGTGAAATTGCCCGTGCCATGGTCTGCCAGTTCGGCATGAGCGATAATCTCGGGCCGCTCACCTACGGCAAACGGCAACAACTCATGTATCTTGGCGTTCAGGGCCAGGAAGAACGAAATTATAGTGAAGAAACCGCCAAGCTTATCGATAGTGAGGTTCGCACCTTGGTGGAAGAAGCTCATGAACAGGCGACTCAAATTCTCACAAAAAAAAGATCTACTCTTGATGCTCTTGCTGAACTCTTGAAAGAAAAAGAAGTGCTCAGCGGTGATGAGGTCGCCAAGGTGACGAAGAAAGCAGATAATGACATTTTTTAACATATCGGGGTTGATCATAAGATCGGCCATTCTCACTAACTCACCATTTTTATTCTACTTCTTGGCCTTGCAGGTAAAGGCATATTTTCAACAAGCCATTCAAACATGTTGATCGGTTTGTTTTCAAAAAATCGTTCTGCCGCAGTGGTCCCGTCAGGCCTTTTTAAATGGAAGTTATGAATTACCGTCAAACCCTTCATTTTTCGATCACTCAGGCGGTGCATTCCATGGTGATGCAAAGATAGTTGAGCATTTCGTCCTTCTACACAGGAACTTGATCTTTGAAAAAGTCCAGCACACTCCTTGGCAGTTCTTACCATAGAGTCGATTTCACAATCATCAAATCCGGAAAGAGGCCCGGTTTTGTCCTTCAAGACTGAAAGTAATTCCTGTGATTTTTGTCGAATTTTCCCTCTTTGTTCGGGGTCCGTCTCCTTTTGGGCAACTTTGTGGAGGTAAAAGCCCGGAATCAACCAGTTGTGCATTAATTCGCGTTGGTCATCAGTCAAAGCCATCTTGTTGACAAGCGATTCGACCATCCAAAAAAAAAATGCAATGGTTGCTGTCATCTTTTCGGTGACGCGCCAGGCCTTCTCAATTCGTTCCTTGCATCGATCTGCCAAGTCTTCTGTCTCTTCCCGGATTTAATTAAAACACCCTTTCAGTTGAATACTTACAGAGGCTGAGTCCCGCCTTGCACCTGTGAGAGAGTCGTAGGGATGATAAGCCGTGCTTATTTCCTTTCTTGCTTTTGAAACAGTTTCCCGGTTTCCCCTTGTCTTATCCAGAGAGGCTCTTGCTTCTTGTTCTTTTTTCTGACAAATGGAGATTCTTTTATCAAAGTCGGGATGCCTGCCAACGGGCCGTTTAACAAGGTTTTCAAAATCTTCTTTACTTTTCAGTGCCCCATGGACTGTCTTTTCACTTTTTTCATGTTCTTTTTCGGCCTTTCGGATTGCGGCAGAGAGTGGAGCTCCGGTTCCCCTGCTGATTTCATACATTACATGAAAAAGATCTGGGGAGTGATGGCCGTTCAGACCTTTGGTAACATGATAGATCAGTCCTTTCCCCTCATCGCTGGTACCCTGGAGAACCTTGACGGGGAGATTAGCAATCGCCTCGATCACCGCCTGGTTCCAGGTATCTCCCGAGCGATTCTTTTCATATCTTTCAAGGATGATATAGTTGGAGTCAGGCTCAATAGCCACAAGGCAGATCTGAGGATGAAAGGTTTCGTCTTCACACAGGGTGATCCGTTTTTCAGGCATCAGTATTGAAAGACGAGCTTTTTCCATATCACCGAACTGGCCTATCATGATGTCTATTTCATCC encodes the following:
- a CDS encoding DUF6399 domain-containing protein translates to MADRCKERIEKAWRVTEKMTATIAFFFWMVESLVNKMALTDDQRELMHNWLIPGFYLHKVAQKETDPEQRGKIRQKSQELLSVLKDKTGPLSGFDDCEIDSMVRTAKECAGLFQRSSSCVEGRNAQLSLHHHGMHRLSDRKMKGLTVIHNFHLKRPDGTTAAERFFENKPINMFEWLVENMPLPARPRSRIKMVS